A genome region from Maridesulfovibrio salexigens DSM 2638 includes the following:
- a CDS encoding 4Fe-4S binding protein, with translation MKRILNKFIPDTETGEFLKQALEDRNLTMKDVLHGYMYIRWPKAYIGAALGENNLAPIAEFFTSLVASPKDKKKRQKLKDDFAKSYHGKVIPTEEAIKLVKIKKEVRTTLPERVLPYEKARDIILQHPDHIVLFECPCRASRENPCYPLDVCMIVGEPFASFVAKNHPEKSRRITEDEAERILEAENARGHVHHVFFKDVMLGRFYAICNCCSCCCGAMEAMRNGIPMLAPSGYIAVVDPQKCIGCGQCMEYCPFGAMHLRDKRMRIDPKKCMGCGVCTNKCRKDALRLARNKKHPEPLLVDKL, from the coding sequence ATGAAACGAATCCTGAACAAGTTCATACCTGACACTGAAACCGGTGAGTTCCTGAAACAGGCACTTGAAGACCGGAACCTGACCATGAAGGATGTTCTTCACGGATATATGTACATTCGCTGGCCCAAAGCCTATATCGGAGCCGCACTGGGCGAGAACAATCTGGCTCCTATCGCGGAATTTTTTACCAGTCTTGTCGCATCTCCCAAAGACAAAAAAAAGCGTCAAAAACTCAAGGACGACTTTGCGAAAAGCTATCACGGAAAAGTCATCCCCACTGAGGAAGCTATAAAGCTTGTCAAAATAAAAAAAGAAGTACGCACTACCCTGCCGGAACGGGTTTTGCCGTATGAAAAAGCCCGCGACATTATATTACAGCATCCTGATCATATAGTACTTTTCGAATGCCCCTGCCGGGCCTCGCGGGAAAACCCATGTTACCCGCTTGATGTATGTATGATTGTGGGTGAGCCTTTTGCTTCCTTTGTCGCTAAAAACCACCCGGAAAAGTCACGGCGAATCACCGAAGACGAAGCTGAACGCATTCTGGAAGCTGAAAATGCACGGGGACATGTGCACCATGTTTTTTTCAAGGATGTTATGCTGGGCAGGTTTTACGCTATCTGCAACTGCTGCAGTTGCTGCTGCGGTGCTATGGAAGCAATGCGCAACGGAATACCTATGCTGGCTCCATCCGGTTATATTGCCGTGGTGGATCCGCAAAAGTGCATCGGCTGCGGTCAATGTATGGAGTACTGCCCTTTTGGAGCCATGCACCTGCGAGACAAGCGCATGCGCATAGATCCCAAGAAATGCATGGGTTGCGGAGTGTGTACCAACAAATGTCGTAAGGATGCCCTGCGTCTGGCACGCAACAAGAAGCACCCCGAACCTTTGCTGGTTGATAAACTTTAA
- a CDS encoding peptidylprolyl isomerase yields the protein MSNPMVLMETPEGEVLIELFEKEAPKTVENFLRYVDEDFYEGTLFHRVINNFMIQGGGFDFSMKQKDTHEPVENEADNGLKNELGTLAMARTMDPHSATSQFFINVKDNGFLDHTAKNPQGWGYCVFGKVIDGMEAVEKIKKVKTGSYGPMDDVPVDPISIISMKRFED from the coding sequence ATGTCCAATCCCATGGTACTGATGGAAACACCTGAAGGTGAAGTCCTGATTGAGCTTTTTGAAAAAGAAGCCCCCAAAACCGTAGAGAACTTTCTGCGTTACGTAGATGAAGACTTTTACGAAGGAACTCTCTTTCACAGAGTTATCAATAACTTTATGATTCAGGGCGGCGGTTTCGACTTCTCCATGAAGCAGAAAGACACTCACGAGCCTGTAGAGAACGAAGCTGACAACGGCCTCAAGAATGAACTCGGCACTCTCGCAATGGCTCGCACCATGGATCCCCATTCCGCAACCTCCCAGTTCTTCATCAACGTGAAGGATAATGGTTTCCTCGACCACACTGCAAAGAATCCTCAGGGCTGGGGCTACTGCGTATTCGGTAAAGTTATCGATGGCATGGAAGCTGTTGAGAAAATCAAAAAAGTAAAGACCGGTTCTTACGGTCCCATGGACGATGTTCCGGTTGATCCCATCAGCATCATCTCCATGAAACGTTTTGAAGATTAA
- a CDS encoding HD domain-containing phosphohydrolase, with protein MDNSELTILVIDDEDFVRETISDYLTDSGFNIIDAGDGEEGLEIFRRENPDAVLVDLNMPKVDGFEVLTQVSAESPDTPIIVVSGAGLIQDAIKAVRLGAWDFVTKPIVDLNILEHALGQGLERATLIKENRRYKEHLEAEVEKRTEDLRNEIKVRREAQDALMAIQDEVIETQKEVILTLGEVVENRSNETANHVRRVAELSYILARRYGLSKEEADLLRLASPMHDVGKIGIPDTVLNKPGRLTPEEFELIKTHTTIGHEILKHSERPIFKAAAIVAFEHHEWWNGEGYPRQLAGEDIHVYGRITGIVDVFDALGSERVYKKAWPIDKIKDYFEEGKGKQFDPHLTDLFFENLDDILELRRSFPDG; from the coding sequence TTGGATAATTCAGAATTAACTATCCTCGTAATTGATGATGAAGATTTTGTAAGGGAAACAATCAGTGATTATCTGACTGATTCCGGATTCAATATTATCGATGCCGGAGACGGTGAGGAAGGATTGGAAATTTTCAGGCGTGAAAATCCTGATGCTGTTCTGGTTGACCTGAATATGCCTAAGGTTGACGGTTTTGAAGTCCTTACACAGGTTTCAGCGGAAAGTCCGGATACTCCGATTATAGTCGTTTCCGGGGCAGGATTGATTCAGGATGCCATCAAAGCGGTTCGATTGGGAGCCTGGGATTTCGTCACTAAACCAATAGTTGACCTGAATATTCTGGAGCATGCTTTGGGACAGGGACTTGAACGAGCTACCCTGATCAAGGAAAACCGTCGCTACAAAGAACATCTTGAAGCTGAGGTTGAAAAACGGACTGAAGATCTGCGCAATGAGATTAAAGTCCGCCGCGAGGCTCAGGATGCGCTGATGGCAATTCAGGATGAGGTTATTGAAACCCAGAAAGAAGTTATCCTGACCCTTGGTGAAGTTGTGGAGAACCGTTCCAACGAGACCGCCAACCATGTACGCAGGGTTGCCGAGCTTTCTTATATTCTTGCCCGCCGCTATGGATTGAGCAAGGAAGAAGCTGATTTACTGCGTCTCGCCTCACCTATGCATGATGTGGGCAAGATCGGTATTCCCGATACCGTGCTTAATAAACCCGGACGGCTTACTCCCGAAGAATTTGAACTGATTAAGACTCATACCACCATCGGCCATGAAATTTTAAAGCATTCCGAACGTCCCATCTTCAAAGCTGCTGCGATTGTGGCCTTTGAGCATCATGAGTGGTGGAATGGCGAAGGCTATCCCCGTCAGCTTGCTGGTGAAGATATTCATGTTTACGGAAGAATTACCGGGATTGTGGATGTTTTTGATGCCTTGGGCAGTGAACGTGTCTACAAAAAAGCCTGGCCTATTGATAAGATCAAAGATTATTTTGAAGAGGGCAAAGGCAAGCAGTTTGATCCGCACCTGACAGATCTTTTCTTTGAAAATCTGGATGACATTCTCGAGCTTAGGCGTTCTTTCCCGGACGGTTAG
- a CDS encoding DUF401 family protein: MDFLQNLLPLFKIIFVFICMLAGIRLRLGVGPSILAGGGVLALLTSMKLGEVIKVSAEALADDKTIFLAFIVALIMILSGLLEKTGQAGRIMNSLTGYLKSPRLRLVFFPALIGLLPMPGGAIFSAPMIQEAANGLDVSGRDKVVINYWFRHVWELTWPLYPGMILAASLCGMGIFEYIGYTFPGAFACIGLGCFFYLRPSVLPMKNNGNEADVSANGRDFRIVLKEGLPLIVAIGGAFLFETLLSLILPGIPFEIGIILALLAAVLCSLFANPGSMSIIRALLFEKRFLNMIFMIVCVFVFKDILGACGVVDELARLAGGEAALIAAAVFVPFLVGFIAGITLAFVGAAMPLVVGLVHASGLQDQLPAWAVLCMFSGFSGIMASPLHICFLLTCEYFKVDMVDAWKKVVIPSLMLMLLGVAYFYVLL; encoded by the coding sequence ATGGACTTTCTGCAAAATCTCCTTCCGTTGTTTAAAATCATATTTGTTTTTATATGCATGCTGGCCGGAATCAGGCTCAGGCTTGGTGTCGGCCCGTCCATTCTGGCGGGGGGTGGAGTGCTGGCTTTGCTTACTTCCATGAAATTGGGCGAGGTAATTAAGGTCAGTGCCGAAGCTCTGGCGGACGATAAGACAATATTTCTCGCTTTTATCGTGGCCTTGATTATGATTTTGTCCGGTTTGCTGGAAAAAACAGGGCAGGCGGGACGGATTATGAATTCCCTCACCGGATATCTGAAGAGCCCCCGTTTGAGGCTGGTCTTTTTTCCGGCACTTATCGGTCTTCTGCCTATGCCCGGGGGAGCTATCTTTTCCGCTCCCATGATTCAGGAAGCGGCTAACGGCCTTGATGTTTCCGGCCGGGATAAGGTGGTCATCAACTATTGGTTTCGGCATGTATGGGAACTTACATGGCCTCTTTATCCGGGCATGATTCTGGCCGCTTCATTGTGCGGCATGGGTATTTTTGAATATATCGGTTATACATTTCCCGGAGCTTTTGCCTGTATAGGTTTGGGCTGTTTTTTCTATCTGCGGCCATCTGTGCTGCCTATGAAAAACAACGGAAATGAAGCTGATGTTTCCGCTAACGGTCGTGATTTCAGAATTGTACTTAAAGAAGGGTTGCCGCTTATTGTTGCCATTGGCGGTGCATTTCTCTTTGAGACATTGTTGAGTCTAATTTTACCGGGTATTCCGTTTGAAATCGGAATCATTCTGGCTTTGTTGGCGGCTGTTCTCTGTTCCTTATTTGCCAACCCCGGTTCAATGTCCATTATCCGGGCCCTGCTGTTTGAGAAGCGATTCCTGAACATGATTTTCATGATTGTCTGCGTGTTTGTGTTTAAGGATATTCTTGGGGCATGCGGGGTTGTAGATGAATTGGCCCGTCTTGCAGGAGGGGAGGCCGCACTGATTGCCGCGGCGGTGTTTGTTCCGTTTCTGGTCGGTTTTATCGCCGGTATTACTCTGGCTTTTGTTGGCGCAGCCATGCCGTTGGTAGTTGGACTGGTACATGCCTCCGGCTTGCAGGATCAGCTCCCGGCTTGGGCAGTTCTGTGCATGTTTTCCGGTTTTTCCGGGATTATGGCTTCTCCGCTGCATATTTGTTTCCTTTTGACCTGCGAATATTTCAAGGTGGATATGGTCGATGCATGGAAAAAGGTTGTCATTCCAAGTTTGATGCTTATGTTGCTCGGAGTAGCGTACTTTTACGTTTTATTGTAG